Proteins encoded by one window of Synechococcus sp. WH 7805:
- the ftsH gene encoding ATP-dependent zinc metalloprotease FtsH — MNQRWRQILLWGLPITIALVLAWQVLGSGGLNSLKPGGPTVAPRNTAVARMSYGRFLDYVAAGRVTSVDIYDGGRDAVVEAVDPDLDNRVQRLRVDLPGLAPELINTLKAEGISFDIHPPKTAPPALGLLGNLLFPLLLIGSLIFLARRSNNMPGGPGQAMQFGKTKARFAMEAETGVMFDDVAGVNEAKQDLEEVVTFLKQPEKFTSVGAQIPKGVLLVGPPGTGKTLLAKAIAGEAGVPFFSLSGSEFVEMFVGVGASRVRDLFKRAKENSPCLIFIDEIDAVGRQRGAGIGGGNDEREQTLNQLLTEMDGFEGNSGIIIIAATNRPDVLDSALMRPGRFDRQVTVDAPDIKGRLSILEVHSRNKKLDPDLSLDSIARRTPGFTGADLANLLNEAAILTARRRKETISLSEIDDAVDRIIAGMEGQPLTDGRSKRLIAYHEVGHALVGTLVKDHDPVQKVTLIPRGQAQGLTWFSPDEEQMLVSRSQLKARIMGALGGRAAEDVVFGRAEVTTGAGGDIQQVASMARQMVTRFGMSNLGPMSLEGGSQEVFLGRDLMTRSDVSEAISKQVDDQVRSIVMQCYQETLELVGAQREVMDDLVELLIEKETLDGDEFRELVAKVTEIPEKDRFSPVLS; from the coding sequence ATGAACCAACGCTGGCGCCAGATCCTTCTTTGGGGTCTTCCAATCACGATTGCACTGGTGCTGGCTTGGCAGGTACTCGGGAGCGGTGGTCTCAATAGCCTGAAGCCCGGAGGTCCAACCGTTGCACCGCGGAATACCGCAGTTGCTCGCATGAGCTACGGACGCTTCCTTGATTACGTCGCAGCGGGTCGTGTCACGTCTGTTGATATCTACGACGGCGGTCGTGATGCTGTCGTAGAAGCTGTCGACCCAGATCTCGATAACCGAGTTCAACGCCTGAGAGTTGATCTTCCTGGGCTTGCTCCTGAACTCATCAACACACTCAAAGCCGAAGGCATCAGCTTTGACATTCACCCACCCAAAACAGCTCCACCGGCCCTAGGCCTTCTCGGGAATCTTCTGTTTCCTCTGCTCCTGATCGGATCGTTGATCTTCCTGGCTCGACGTTCCAACAACATGCCTGGCGGCCCTGGTCAAGCCATGCAGTTCGGAAAAACCAAAGCCCGCTTCGCAATGGAAGCAGAAACCGGCGTGATGTTTGACGATGTCGCCGGTGTGAATGAGGCGAAGCAGGATCTTGAGGAGGTTGTGACCTTCCTGAAGCAGCCTGAGAAGTTCACGTCTGTTGGTGCTCAAATTCCAAAGGGTGTGCTGCTGGTTGGCCCTCCAGGAACCGGCAAGACCCTGCTCGCCAAAGCCATTGCTGGAGAGGCTGGGGTTCCGTTTTTCTCTCTTTCCGGCTCGGAGTTCGTCGAGATGTTCGTGGGCGTTGGTGCCAGCCGCGTCCGCGATCTATTCAAGCGAGCCAAAGAGAACAGCCCGTGCCTGATCTTTATTGATGAAATCGATGCCGTGGGTCGGCAGAGAGGAGCGGGTATTGGTGGAGGGAATGATGAACGTGAACAGACCCTCAACCAGCTGCTCACAGAAATGGATGGTTTCGAGGGCAACAGTGGAATCATCATCATTGCCGCGACCAATCGTCCCGACGTTCTTGACTCAGCGTTGATGCGTCCCGGTCGTTTCGATCGTCAAGTGACTGTTGACGCCCCTGATATCAAAGGTCGACTGTCCATCCTGGAAGTTCATTCCAGAAACAAGAAACTCGATCCTGACCTTTCACTCGACAGCATTGCCAGACGGACACCAGGATTCACAGGTGCAGATCTTGCCAACCTTCTCAACGAAGCAGCGATCCTGACCGCCCGCCGTCGTAAGGAAACCATCAGCCTTTCCGAGATCGACGACGCCGTTGACAGAATCATTGCCGGAATGGAAGGTCAACCTCTGACCGATGGTCGAAGCAAAAGATTGATTGCTTACCACGAAGTTGGTCATGCGCTGGTGGGCACCCTGGTGAAGGATCACGACCCTGTTCAAAAAGTCACCTTGATTCCAAGGGGACAAGCCCAGGGTCTGACCTGGTTCTCTCCGGATGAGGAGCAGATGCTGGTGTCTCGCTCTCAGCTCAAAGCTCGGATCATGGGTGCACTTGGTGGCCGAGCAGCCGAAGATGTTGTTTTCGGTCGTGCAGAAGTCACCACTGGAGCGGGTGGTGACATTCAGCAGGTCGCGTCGATGGCGCGCCAGATGGTGACTCGATTTGGCATGAGCAACCTTGGTCCCATGTCTCTTGAAGGTGGGAGTCAGGAAGTTTTCCTTGGCCGCGATCTGATGACGCGGAGTGATGTTTCGGAAGCTATTTCAAAACAAGTTGATGATCAGGTGCGCAGCATTGTGATGCAGTGCTATCAAGAAACACTTGAGCTGGTGGGAGCTCAAAGGGAGGTGATGGATGATCTGGTCGAATTGCTTATTGAGAAAGAAACGCTGGATGGAGATGAGTTTCGTGAACTTGTTGCCAAAGTGACTGAGATTCCCGAAAAAGATCGTTTCTCTCCCGTTCTTAGCTAA
- the clpP gene encoding ATP-dependent Clp endopeptidase proteolytic subunit ClpP, whose amino-acid sequence MIPIVIEESGRGERAFDIYSRLLRERIIFLGEAVTSESANRIVAQLLFLEAEDPEKDIFLYINSPGGSVYDGLGIFDTMQHIKPDVQTVCVGLAASMGAFLLCAGAKGKRSSLRHSRIMIHQPLGGARGQASDIRIQADEILFLKNRLNQELAERTSQPLEKIQEDTDRDFFMSPHEAADYGLIDSVIDKRPVHSV is encoded by the coding sequence ATGATCCCCATCGTGATCGAGGAATCCGGGCGCGGGGAAAGAGCCTTCGACATCTATTCCCGTTTGTTGCGGGAGCGCATCATCTTCCTTGGAGAAGCTGTCACAAGTGAATCCGCCAACCGCATTGTTGCTCAACTGTTGTTTTTAGAAGCTGAGGATCCGGAGAAAGATATTTTCTTGTATATCAATTCACCAGGTGGATCCGTTTACGACGGACTGGGAATTTTTGACACGATGCAGCACATTAAGCCTGATGTTCAGACAGTCTGTGTCGGTCTCGCGGCGAGCATGGGAGCTTTTCTGCTTTGTGCAGGTGCTAAGGGGAAAAGGAGTAGCCTTCGTCATTCTCGGATCATGATTCACCAACCTCTGGGTGGTGCTCGCGGCCAAGCAAGTGATATCAGAATCCAAGCCGATGAAATTCTATTTTTGAAAAATCGTCTTAACCAAGAGCTGGCTGAGCGCACATCCCAGCCTTTGGAGAAAATCCAGGAAGACACAGACCGTGATTTCTTTATGTCTCCACACGAAGCAGCTGACTATGGATTAATCGATAGTGTGATTGACAAAAGACCCGTTCACTCTGTTTAA